Proteins found in one Ptychodera flava strain L36383 chromosome 3, AS_Pfla_20210202, whole genome shotgun sequence genomic segment:
- the LOC139129952 gene encoding uncharacterized protein yields MNVAGERPYWTRKRQKNANNEYECQYCKKICPNELYLRQHEWMHEGLKPLKCNMCDRSFCWYSTLTAHKRTHRKKGIQMMPVMSSASLPSSQALTVATRSPSISAPLHASVGQTKSKEEMQADSPASLMRSREYRECERVRCPHCDRHFSTPSGLKYHLRTHVGLKPFTCEICGRLLSSKQGLDYHLRVHSGERPYRCGMCDSSFRNQTLLNAHYSRKHPQIRDVPVFFPVSPTTVSTPETSPTITADSALMSQQGQGPIITEVSPGNLSGWGEDFTSLSFATLPQAVKTSCNLVIPLYPFSVPIKTEPLLVDQSQYQINPGFRALDLSNKIEMEGCQETEMSHGKMDGEVRDVTNTEQEEETTVGEKEHDIPSVSHGSPIPQRKDQEAAGINESPWQQSLKRNGLPSNRDTKRAKLEATIKGIKGKVTGEKKVQTRERDEESHHGDEECLLPKILNVYSLRRDQGHSVPSEGKAVGSEGKGQEEKVEDVTVSSTSMLQEGDLKKQSLENNPDFEDLRRLADDEMSVMQNLVEEYVTQTNKEEEGKDPTEGEYPVGSGRHDGKESENAGDSVYQDREEHDCEIDSSMEPDGIPKSASISTQTSERNRGAKSASDQAMEAKTDAYSAEDESLQCKHCDIQFMDSVQHTLHSSWHHSEAEPFKCKGCLMDCGQRDKFFCHVTRMATSEHLPEVNSDATGSRVNTLRPSKSVGGGFECTYCGWKFSDVVLYTLHTSWHQNSEVPFYCKGCKTAYSSQEDLVCHITRIIISPH; encoded by the exons ATGAATGTGGCTGGGGAGCGACCGTATTGGACGAGGAAGAGGCAGAAGAACGCCAATAATGAGTATGAATGCCAGTATTGTAAGAAAATCTGTCCAAACGAACTTTACCTCCGGCAGCACGAATGGATGCACGAAGGTTTGAAACCGCTGAAGTGCAACATGTGTGACAGGTCGTTCTGTTGGTACAGCACGCTGACGGCTCACAAGCGAACACACCGTAAGAAAGGGATTCAGATGATGCCAGTCATGTCATCGGCGTCACTGCCTTCCTCCCAAGCGCTCACCGTAGCGACACGTTCTCCATCCATCAGTGCTCCGTTGCACGCCAGCGTCGGTCAAACGAAGTCAAAGGAAGAGATGCAAGCGGACTCACCTGCCTCTCTGATGAGGTCAAGAGAATATCGGGAATGTGAACGTGTGCGCTGCCCTCACTGTGACCGTCACTTCTCGACTCCCAGTGGACTGAAGTATCACTTGCGAACGCACGTTGGACTGAAGCCGTTCACCTGTGAAATATGCGGCCGTCTTCTGTCATCCAAACAGGGATTAGACTACCACCTCCGCGTCCATTCTGGAGAGCGACCGTACAGATGTGGAATGTGCGATTCGAGCTTTCGTAACCAGACACTTCTCAACGCGCATTATAGCAGAAAACATCCGCAGATAAGGGACGTCCCCGTGTTTTTCCCGGTTTCCCCGACTACAGTGTCGACCCCCGAAACGTCCCCGACAATTACGGCGGACAGTGCGCTGATGAGCCAACAAGGTCAAGGCCCCATTATCACAGAGGTGTCACCAGGTAATCTGAGTGGATGGGGAGAGGACTTCACATCCTTGAGTTTTGCCACGTTACCCCAGGCGGTTAAGACAAGCTGCAACCTAGTCATTCCATTGTACCCGTTCAGCGTGCCCATCAAGACAGAACCCCTCCTGGTGGACCAGTCACAATATCAAATTAATCCAGGCTTTAGAGCG CTTGACTTGagcaacaaaattgaaatggaaGGCTGTCAGGAGACAGAGATGTCCCATGGCAAGATGGATGGGGAAGTCAGGGATGTTACCAACACAGAGCAAGAGGAAGAAACAACTGTTGGTGAAAAAGAGCATGATATCCCATCTGTATCTCACGGTAGTCCCATCCCCCAGAGGAAAGACCAGGAAGCTGCCGGTATCAATGAATCTCCATGGCAACAGAGTTTAAAGAGAAATGGGTTGCCCAGCAACAGGGACACTAAGAGAGCAAAGCTCGAAGCAACCATAAAGGGCATTAAAGGGAAAGTCACTGGAGAGAAGAAAGTGCAAacaagagagagagatgagGAAAGTCACCATGGTGACGAAGAGTGTCTACTGCCCAAGATACTGAATGTTTACTCTTTGAGAAGGGACCAGGGGCATTCTGTCCCGTCTGAGGGAAAAGCAGTGGGGTCAGAGGGCAAAGGTCAGGAGGAGAAGGTCGAGGATGTAACTGTGAGCAGCACTTCGATGCTTCAGGAAGGCGATCTGAAAAAACAGAGTTTAGAGAACAATCCTGATTTTGAGGATTTGCGAAGATTGGCCGACGACGAGATGTCGGTGATGCAGAATCTTGTGGAGGAATAtgtcacacaaacaaacaaagaggaGGAGGGCAAGGATCCGACAGAGGGAGAGTACCCAGTAGGATCAGGGAGACACGATGGGAAAGAGTCGGAAAATGCAGGTGACTCTGTCTACCAGGATAGAGAAGAACATGACTGCGAAATCGACTCTTCCATGGAACCGGATGGAATCCCGAAGTCAGCTTCCATTTCCACTCAGACAAGCGAGCGCAACAGAGGCGCCAAATCGGCGTCGGATCAGGCGATGGAAGCGAAGACAGATGCGTACAGCGCTGAAGATGAAAGTCTGCAGTGCAAACACTGTGACATCCAGTTCATGGACTCGGTTCAACACACTTTGCACAGCAGCTGGCACCACAGCGAGGCCGAGCCTTTCAAGTGCAAAGGTTGCCTGATGGACTGCGGCCAGCGGGACAAGTTCTTCTGCCACGTCACGCGCATGGCCACCTCTGAACACCTGCCTGAGGTCAACAGCGATGCCACAGGGTCAAGGGTCAACACACTACGACCTAGCAAGAGCGTTGGGGGAGGGTTTGAATGCACGTACTGCGGCTGGAAGTTCAGCGATGTCGTCCTCTACACTCTCCATACCAGCTGGCATCAGAATTCTGAAGTTCCTTTCTACTGCAAGGGGTGCAAGACAGCGTACAGCAGCCAGGAAGATTTGGTGTGCCACATAACAAGAATAATTATATCGCCTCATTAA